The DNA window GCGCCGAGGGCCAGCGCCTCGGCGCCGGACGCGCACGCCGACACCGGGGTGTAGGTGCCGGCCTTCGCGCCGAGCTCGATGCTCACCCAGGCCGCCGGCCCGTTCGGCATCATCATCGGGATGATCAGCGGGGAGACCTTCTGCGGGCCCTTCTCCTCGATCAGGTCGTCCTGCCCGAGCAGTGTGGTGACCCCGCCGATGCCGGTGCCGATCACCACGGCGATCCGCTCCGGCTCGGCCGCGGGGGCGCCCGCGTCCGCCCATGCCTGCTGCGCGGCGACCAGCGCGGCCTGCTCGCAGCGATCCAGGCGGCGGGCCTGCACACGCGGCAGCACGGTGTCCGGGGAGACCGCCATCGGGGCAGCCATCCGTGGGGACAGCTGCTCCCAATGCGCGTACCCCCGCAGTTGCTCGTCGACCCGCCGCACCCCCGAACGGCCGTCCAGCAGACCCTGCCAGAGGGTCTCCACGTCCCCGCCCAGTGGGCTGGTGGCACCCAGCCCGGTGATCACGACGTCTGGGGCACTCATCCGGTTACTCCCTACACGGTGGCGATGGGCTTACCCTCCACCGTAGAGCCACCGGCCGGATCCGCCGCCACCACGCGCGGGACACGGCGTGCCGCGACGAGCACCGCGATCGGCACGACCAGCAGCGCAGCGCCGGGAACGAAGGAGACGCCGTCGGCCGGATACCCGGTTCCCTCGATCGAGAACAACAGGTTCGGCGCGATCGACAGGAAGAACACGGCGGCCAGCCAGAGCACCACGGTCCCCGGGATTCCCGCCACAACCATGCCGAGGGTACGGGGTATCGAACGCCCCCGATGCCATCCGGCGAGGGCGGCCGTCAGCACCGCGAGCGGCATCCCGGCGAACGCCCCGTAGAGCGCGTTCCCGGTGTCCTCGGAGGTCACCGGCACCGGCAGCAGCCCGCTCACGGTGACCGCGGCGGCCGGCAGCGTGAGCAGCGCCAGGGCCGCCCACCAGGGCAGCCGGAGCCGGCTCAGCGTCACCGCGGCGATCGCGGCCAGCAGCACGCCGAGCACCGCCAGCCCGGTGGTGGTCAGCACCAAGCCGCGCGGCAGGAACGGGTGGTTCACGCCGGGCGTGCCCTGCGCCAGCAGCAGCGGCGCACAGCAGGCCGCGATCACGGCAGCCGCGGTCACCCGCCGCCGCACCAGCTCGTCGAGCAGCCCCGCGCCGCCCGTTCCCGCGCCCGGCGACGCCTCGCCCTCGTGGCCGCCGTGCGCGGCGACCGCGTGCCGCGTGCTGCCCGTCGGCGCCCCGGCGCTGTCGGCTGCCTGCCGGGTTTCGGGAGCCGGGCCGCCGGCGGTGAACCAGGTGGCGGCCGCGGCGGCGGCGCCGATCAGCAGGGTGAGGCGCAGGCCACCGCCGCCGGTGACGCCGGTACGCAGCAGCACGCCGTCCGCCGCGACCAGCAGCGCGGCGAAGACCAGGGTGGCCACGCCGGCCCGGCGGCGGTCCGCGGCGGCGACCAGCATGCCCGTCGCGGCGAGCAGGATCGCGCCCCAGCGCAGCTCGGCCACCCACAGGTAGATCTCGCCGTCACCGCCGGGCATCGGCGCGGTCGCGGACACGCCCGGCATCGCCGGGTCCAGGACGGCGAGCGTGTAGGCCCAGCCGGTCACGGCGAGCGCGACGCACGCGGCGCCCACGGCGGTGAGCAGGGTGACCGGCACCGGACGGGCGTCGTCCGCCACCGGGGTCCGCTGCGGCGCCGTCACGGGTTCCGGGTGTTCCTGCGGGCGGGACGCGGCCACGCCGTACGCGAGGGCGAGGGCCGCGAACCCGAGCAGCGTGACCGCCCACGGTCCGAGGTGGTAGAACGACCGGCTGCTCAGCGCGCCCTCCTCGATCGTGGTGAACGCGAGCGGCGGCTCACCGCCGGTCAGCGACGCCGCGATCACCCGCAGCCCGCCGGCCAAGCCGCCCGGGCCGGACAGTGCCAGCGGCAGCGTCGCGGCGACCGCGGCGACCGCGCTGACCAGCGGCGCGACGAGCAGCAGCAGCCCGGCCCGGAAACGGCCGCGGGCGACCGCGACGCCGGCCAGGGCGATGCCGGGAACCCAGATCAGCAGCCCGGCCACGTACCCGAAGATCTGGATCGGGTCCTGGTCGGGAAGCGCCGGGGCGAGCAGGGCGGGCGCGAGCAGCAGCGGGGCGAAACCGGCCGGGGTGGCCGATCCGAGGCGGCCGCCGGCCTCGATCGGGAGCCGCCGGCCCAGCCATCTGCCGGCGGCCAGGCACCAGAGGACGACGAGCACGCCGCCGGCGAGGGCGGAGGGCCACGGGCCGAACCGGTAGTCGCCGAGGCCGAGCAGCGGGAACAGCACCCGGACGAGCGCTGCCGCGAGCTCGGCGACACCGAGCGTCAGCAGCCCGGCGAGGAGCACCGCGCCGGCCGGGGTCAGCGTCCCGGTGGTCTCGGCCCAGCCGCGCGGGGCGCCGCTGACGTCGCGGACGGGTGGGGCGGTGAGCAGGCTCACGGCGTACCCGATGGCCTGTCGTGTGCCCCGGGGTTCGTCGATGATCGCGGCGAGCTCGGCGTGCCACTCGCGGGCCATCTCGTCGCGGATCTCGGCCGGCCAGCGGCGGGCGGCGAGGTCGAGGGCCCGGTGGGCGAGGCGGTCGAGGACGTTCACGCGGGCCTCGTTTCCGGGGAGCCGCCGAGAGCCCGGTCGAGCTGCCGGCGCAGAGCCGCGAGCTCGGTGCGGGCCGCGACGAGGCCGTCCGGGGTGAGCTTGTAGTAGCGCCGGGCGGGGCGACCGGCGGCGACCGGATCGACGTCCTCCCACTCGGCCTGCACCCAGCCGGCGCGCTGCAGCCGGAGCAGGATCGGATAGAGCGTGCCGCTGGGGTGGCCGCTGGCGCGCATGAGGTCGAGGCCGTAACGCTCGGCCTCCGGGTCCTCCAGAAGCGCGGCGAGCACCTTCGACACGGCGGTCGTGACGCGGACGGGCGTGGTCATGCCGGACACCGTAGCCGACCCTCGAACGGTTTTCTACATAGGGTCTCGCGAGCGTGGACGCGCTAGGTTGGCGTCAGCAGCAGGCGCCGTGAGAGGAAAGACGTTGTTCGACCACTTCCTGGTATCCGTCGTCATCATCCCGCCACTGCTGGTGATCGCGGTGCGTCTCGTCGCCGAGCACCTGCCACCCCGGATCGCCGCGTCCGCGGTCGCCTGGTCGGCGGCCGGCGCCGCCCTCGCCAGCCTGGCGAACCTGGCGGTCTTCGCACTCAAGGCGGTCGCCGAGATCCCGCCGGTCGGGCGCGTTCTCGGCTGGTCCGCCCAGGTCGTCGCGGACGACACGGCCCACGAGCCGTGGGTGTCGTCGCTGAGCGTGCTGCTGCTGGCCGCCGCCACCGTCTCGCTCGTGCGGACCTGGCGGCGGCAGGATCGCCTGCTGTCCATCGCCGGGCGGTCCGACGAGCCGGTGGTGCTGGTCCCGGACCCGGCGGCGCACGCCTACGCCGTGCCCGGCCGGCCCGGGCACGTGGTGGTGACCACCGGCATGCGCGACGCGCTCTCCGCCGAGCAGTTCGCGGCGCTGCTCGCCCACGAGAAGGCCCACCTGGACGCCCGCCACCACCGGCTGGTCCGGGTCAGCGAGCTCGCGTCGGCCGCGCACCCGGCACTGTGGTGGGTCACCCGGCAGGTCGACTACCTGGTGGAACGCGCCGCCGACGAATGCGCCGCGACGGTGGTCGGCTCCCGCCGCACGGTCGCCGAGGCGATCGGCATCGCCGCGCTGGCAGCAACCCCCCGCCCCGCCGTCGGCCTGCACGCGGCCGGCGGCGTGGTCCCCCGCCGGGTGAGCAACCTGCTGCGGCCGCCGGGGCGCCGGACCGCCGCGATCCTCTGCGCGCTGCCCGTCGCACTCGCCGCGTTCTCCCTGATCTGGACCGGCGAGGCCGCCTACGACCTCGGCGAACTCCTGCACGCCGCGATGGTCGTTCGATGACAGCCGAAGCTGTCGTGGATGTCGAGTCGGCGTTCCCACCGCACCGCTACCAGCCCGGCGCGTCACCACGGGTCAGATCCTGCCACCGGTCCACGAGCCGACCGGGCCGGACGTCGACCCACCAGATCCACGCCAGCTGCCGCAACAGCTCATACGTGGCGGGCATCGGCATGTCGACGAGCACCCGCCGCAGCTCCGGCGGCGCACTCTCCGACATCAGCGCCAGCCAGGCGACGACGGCGCCCAGCCGGGCACCGGACGCTGACGCCGGCTCGGACCACAGTGTTCGTGTCCAGGTCATGGCCTGCGCAAGCTGATCTCGTTCGTTGTCGTGCTGCGCAAGACCAACGACGAGATCCATCTGTACGGCCGGATCGCGCTCGACACCAAGCCGCTCCCACAACGCGTCGGCGATCTCCTGACCTGCTGGCAGTGAGGTCACCAGGACATAGGCCGCGCGTCCCCGGACGTGCGGATCGTCGTCGTTCAACAGGGTGATCAGCGGGCCGGCGTCTCGCCCGATCATCATGCGGACCGCTTCGACAGCCCAGTTCTCCAAGTATCCCCAAGAGTCGTACCGCGCCAGCGGCCCCATCGTCCGCAGCAGCCCGGAGCGCGAATCCTTACCGAAGACGTCCATGCGCGCCAGATCCCCGGCGAGCTGAAGCGCCTCGGTGCGCACCGGGCCGCTTCCCTCTTCGGCCAGGCGGATCAGCGACGGCACCACGCAAGCACCGAAGACGCCGGTGACGCCGTCGTCGCAGGTCAGACCCCGCAGATCGGACAATGCCCGGGTGACAGCAGCGGCCTCCCCCGCGATGAGGCCCCGGATGCCGTCGCGAACCTCGACGAGCCGCTCGTCGTTCCGCAGCGACTCGTCCCACACAAAGTCATCGACAGTGACAGGCCTGCGGGGAAGGGCGGCGACGATCGCACGCACATCGAATTCGGGCAGCCACGGCTCGTCGACGTCGCCGGCTTCCCAATCTCCGCGTGCCATCGCCCGCCCTCCCTTGATGTTCTCAATGGCTTCCCGCACGTATTCGCGGTGCCAAGTGTCCGGCATCGATCCAACTGGCGAGGGCCGGAACCCAGAACGGGTGGTTGTCAGTCGCAGTGACAATGGCCGTCCTGTCGCCGTGGTCGCCGTCGACGTCGATGGTGACCTCGACGAGCTTTTTGTATCCGTCGCCGACGATGACCGCGGTGACCGGCTTGCCGGTGGTGATCCCGGTGATCGGTTCGGTGGACAGGACCCAGTCGCCGACCTTCACCCGTTCGATGGCGACGGTGGTGCCGTCGGCCGGCAAC is part of the Actinoplanes missouriensis 431 genome and encodes:
- a CDS encoding PadR family transcriptional regulator, with product MTTPVRVTTAVSKVLAALLEDPEAERYGLDLMRASGHPSGTLYPILLRLQRAGWVQAEWEDVDPVAAGRPARRYYKLTPDGLVAARTELAALRRQLDRALGGSPETRPA
- a CDS encoding M56 family metallopeptidase, with protein sequence MRGKTLFDHFLVSVVIIPPLLVIAVRLVAEHLPPRIAASAVAWSAAGAALASLANLAVFALKAVAEIPPVGRVLGWSAQVVADDTAHEPWVSSLSVLLLAAATVSLVRTWRRQDRLLSIAGRSDEPVVLVPDPAAHAYAVPGRPGHVVVTTGMRDALSAEQFAALLAHEKAHLDARHHRLVRVSELASAAHPALWWVTRQVDYLVERAADECAATVVGSRRTVAEAIGIAALAATPRPAVGLHAAGGVVPRRVSNLLRPPGRRTAAILCALPVALAAFSLIWTGEAAYDLGELLHAAMVVR
- a CDS encoding polymorphic toxin-type HINT domain-containing protein, whose protein sequence is MNNGHPGIAKRKKKLKDDDRGCRGANGFLLGTPVLPADGTTVAIERVKVGDWVLSTEPITGITTGKPVTAVIVGDGYKKLVEVTIDVDGDHGDRTAIVTATDNHPFWVPALASWIDAGHLAPRIRAGSH